Genomic DNA from Ruminococcus sp. OA3:
TGCTGAGCATGTTTAATGCTTCACCACAGATGTTGGAAATTGGGGTACCTGCGCTCCGCATCATCAGCTTAAGCTTCGTTTTTGCCGGATACTGTATTATCACTTCCTCCGTTTTTCAGGCGCTTGGAAACGGCGTATACAGTATGATCATCTCAATCGTCCGGCAGATTGTGATACTGCTTCCCGTGGCTTACTTATTTTCAAAAATTGGAACACTGTCTACCGTATGGTTCGCTTTTCCGATTGCGGAACTGGCTTCTTTAACCCTGTGTACAGTATTTCTTCTGCGCATTAACAAAAATATTATTCACAGGATCAAGTAAAGAACGAGGGTGTCCCAAAAGTCATGAATGACTTGAGGGATACCCTCGTTACATTTTCTCATAATGCAATGATTTATTCTGGTACATCAGATGATCAGCCTTTTTCAGCTGCTCTTTTGCATCTACATTTCCAGAGCGGTAACAGCAGCCGATCGAGACACTGATATTCTCATCAGCTATCTTCTCCTGAAGCATAATGATCATTGCATCGAACTCTTCTTTTTGCACATCCGGCAGAATCACTACAAATTCATCCCCACCGATGCGATATGCATTCTCTTTAAAAATACCTTTCAAAATTCTTCCCACACTCATCAGCAGCTGATCGCCAAAGTAATGACCTTGTTCATCATTTGCCCGTTTCAACCCGTTAATATCCAAAAAAATAGTTCCCAGACTACCCGGAGGCTTACGCTCAATCTCTAAAAGCGTCTGATCATATTTACTGCGGTTATTAAGCCGCGTCAATGCATCCCGGCTCCCCGCCGTCTCCAGCTTTTGCATTATCCTTTTCTTGTGCAGTGACTCAGCTATAAGATATGACATATGTTTTAAGAAAAAAGTCTCCGACACCACACGTGGTTTTTCAATCCCCAGAAGTCCTATCAGCCTGTTATCCGCCTCCAGAAGACAGCCCATAAAATTCACGGAATTATTCTTATCACGGCAAAAAATAAGTCCATCCTGTGCGTTCTCAAGTATATCAGCCAGTCTGACCTTTAATGGACTTGCGATATTTCCTGTCATGTCATCTTTCCAACCACACAGTAGATTCAGATTTGTCTCATTTTCATCAATCTCATAGATAGACGCGCATTTACAGGCGCAGTATTCTGCCAGAAGCCGCAGTATTTCCGGCATCACTTCCTCAGCCATCGCACCGCTGCTCATAATCTTCAGACATTCTGTCCATACGCCATACAATTTCATCTGTTCTTTATCATTCATAATTCTACCGATTCCCCAAATCCAGTATTAATCCTACTATTTATTCCTATACTGATTATATTCGTTATTACGAAGATATTCAAGTATTTGTATATCTTCTATGCTATTTTTAGAAAGGTCAGGTGGGATGCCCATGATAGATTACTCCCCTTTCTGGGAAACTTTGAAAAATTCCAAAGAAAACTGGTATACTTTAACAAATAAGCATCATCTCTCGCACAGTACACTTCACCGCCTGAAACACAACAAAGACATATCTATGAAGACAGTCAATGACCTGTGCCGGATCCTGCATTGTAATATCAGCGACATCGCGCGTTACGTTCCATCCGAAGACGATCAGCTGCTCTGAATTACTTAAAATGTCCAAAAAAGTCTGATTCTTCCATTCTGGAAGATCAGACTTTCTTCATCAACTCTTTATAAATCCTTTAACTTCTGGTCACAATCTGCACACACTTATCCGGTATACTGAATCTATCCTAAAAAGAGGGCAGCGGTTATTCCCCGATGAATAGTTGTTCGTCCTCGCCTAACAACAATTTTCATTTATTATAGATAGTTTTTTCATACGGCCGGTACTGTTGTACCGGCCCTCCTTCTGGTATTAATATTCCTTTCGTATCTCATTGTTTTTCATTTCCATATCATATATAATATTTCCTGCAGGCATTTACCATAAAATATTTTTTGCTACAGAATCATATAAGGGGGCTGACCTTTGAACCATTTAATTTTATCATTTACTGTGGTGTTTCCACTATTTCTTTATATGCTGACCGGATTTATCATTCGAAAACTGGGTATCCTGGATACGGAAAACTTCCGGTCCCTGAACAACATGATCTTTAAAATTTTTATTCCTGTCATGCTTTTCATCAATATCTATGAATCCGACTTCACTTCTTCGCTGGATATGCCGCTTCTTCTTTACGCGATGCTGGCTGTGATTATCTTCTATCTTCTGCTGTGTATCATAGTACCCAGGTTTGTTAAGACCAGACCAGACGCCGCTGTCATGATACAGGGTATTTACCGGAGCAATCTCGTTCTTTTCGGAATAACCGTCGGTACCAATATCTATCCGAACCGCGATATCGGCATCATTGCGGCGCTGTCTGCATTTGTTGTCCCGCTATATAATGTACTGTCCGTGATACTGTTTGAATCTTTTCAGGGACAAAAAGCCAGTTTCAGGCATGCCCTGAAGGGAATTGTAACAAACCCCCTTGTTGTCGGCGGAATACTGGGAATCCTGTTCTCCCTCTCCGGTATACAGATACCCTCAGTTTTTGAAAGTACTCTGGTCCAGATGGGGGAAATGGCTTCCCCCCTTGCGCTGATCTGCCTGGGCGGCATGTTATCATTCAGAAGTATGAAGCATCACAGGAAAAAGTTAAGTGTGGTCATTGCCGGGCGTCTGTTCATCATACCTGTCATAGGGCTCGCAATCGGAATCCTCCTTGGATACCGTGATGTTGAACTTGTAGGCCTGCTTGCTGTTTTTGCCTCCCCCACCGCAGTGGCATCAGGTCCCATGGCACAGGCTATGGGAGGAAATGGGCAGCTTGCCGGTGAAATCATAGCAACAACCTCCGCCGGCTGCATCATCAGTATCTTCCTGCTGATCCTGTTTCTCAGAAGTTTTGGTTATGTCAGTTAATTGCTTCTTTATAACCGCTCCGGAAGTATAATACTGACATCATAATTACCGGATGGTTTTCTGATAAACTCCATCAGACCGTTATGCGCCGCGATAATTTGTTTCACCACTCTGAGTCCCATGACATGCGGATGTTTTTCGGGATCTGGTTTCTGCGTGTAAAGTGTTTTGATTACGGCTGCCGGTATACCGATACCGGTATCTTTGAACAGTATTTCCACTCCCTGAGAACACAGTCTCATCTCGATATGAATACTGCATCCCCCGGGGTTATGCCGAATACTGTTTCCAATCAGATTTTGAAACCCACGGTTAAGCAGCGCTGTATCACCATTGAGCATTACAGATTCCACTTCGCGTCTTACATCCAGTTCAATGAAATAATTATCAGACAACCCATCATTGTAATAGGAAGTAACAATCTCTCTCAGGAGTTCAGATGGTGAGTATCTCTGAAGACGGAGCGGCTGCGCATCATATTCCAGCTTGGAAGTCAGATTCAGATCATCGATCAGTTTCTTAATCATCAGACTCTGACGTTGAATGGAAGCCGCCTTTTTTTTCTGCTCCTCTCCCATTGTATGATCCCGCACCAAAGCATCTGCATATCCCATGATCAGTGAGAGCGGTGTGCGGATGTCATGTGAGACTCCTGAAATCCAGTTGGTACGCGCATTATCCCTCTTGGCAAGCTGCTTATTCTGCTCTTCCAGGATCCGCGAGGTCTGGTTCAGCTTTTTGGCAAGTCCGTCTGCAATTCCTTTCTCTGCCAGCGATATATTTTCTTTCCTTGAGAGGCTTTCGATACCATCAGTTATCGGCTTCAGCGCCCGGAAAAAACGATATCCAAACAGTAGTGCAAGTACCAGAATCAGCGACAGATTGATCACGATAACCCATACAGCATTGTACGGCACAGAATCCAGAAACCGCAGGGAGTACGTTCCATTAATGCGCATGATACTGTCTTTATCACAGCCATATACCATGATTCCATCGCCATATTTCCAGGTTCTTACAGGATAATCTTTAAGGTACCATTTGCTCAGTACAGAAATATCTGCCACTGTATAATATTCCGGTATTTCCTCCGGTAGACGCCAGCTCCACACTGCCCGGCCATTTGGGTCAATGAGCATTGCCCATACAAAGGAGGCATTTTCAAGAATTTCGTAACCCTGTTCTGACATTACATATGTCCCGTCGTCATACTTCAGCTCTTGTGTGACAGCTTCCATCTGATCCCTCGTCAAACCAGCTGTCTTATCATCTTTTGATACCTGACTGCCTAAAAAGATCAGCACGCTGCTGTTCATCACCAGCACCACGACAGCAATCAGAACAGCCGTGAATATATATTTTCTGATAATCTTAGCCAAACTGCTCACACTTTCTTATCTCCTTTCTACTTTGCCAGACGATATCCGAGACCCCGGGCAGTCAACAGCCATCTCGGATGAGACGGATCTTCCTCAATTTTTTCTCTCAGATGACGGATATGCACCATCAGTGTATTCTCATATCCATAGTAATGATCTCCCCAGGCCGTCTGACACAGGGCATCAAATGTGACTATATTCCCTCTGTTGTCATTCAGCTTCTTCAATAGCAACAATTCTTTTGCTGTCAGGCTAATCGTCTCTGTACCAAAACATACAGTCGCATTTTCAAAATTTACTTCCCGTTTTCCCAGGAGCAAAGCTTCCTGTTCGGCATGCATTTCATTCTGATAAAAATATGTCCTTTTCAGAATTGCTCCAATTCTGAGCAGCAGCTCACGCGGTAAAAATGGCTTTGTAATATAGTCATCCGCTCCAAGTCCCAGGCCGAACAGCCTGTCATTATCTTCGTCTTTAGCAGATAAAAATAGAATCGGCATATTTCTCTTTTCACGAAATTCCCGAAACAGTGTAAATCCATCTCCGTCGGGCAGCATAATATCCAGAATGGCCATGTCAGGCTGTACCCGTTCGAACATCTGCCGCGCCTGTGCACAGGACGCAGCGGCAGATATATTCCGATATCCTCCTTTTTCCAGAATCTCTTCTATCATTTTTAACAATTCCTTATTGTCATCTACCAGCAGTATCCTGCAGTCATACAAATCCATAACATCCTCCATAAAAATCTTATATTAACACTCCAGTCCGATATTTAGAATTATAAGATATTTTTGTGATTCCCGCATTACCTTTCCAAAATATTTAAGGAAAAAGTAAGGCACAGTTCAGGATGAAATAAGGAGATTACTGTAAGCTGTTAATAAATCATGAAACAGTGTCTGTGTACAGACGCTTAAGGAGGAGGTTTATATGAATACAGTAATTACAACGGATGCCCTCACGAAACGGTATGGTAATAAAGATGTTGTAAAAGAGTTGGATCTCAAAGTTCCTGAAGGCAGTATTTACGGTTTTCTCGGACCAAACGGTGCTGGCAAGTCCACCACCCTAAAAATGGTGCTGGGTCTTGTAAAGCCCACCCAGGGCCATATCACCATCCTTGACAAACCGGTCACAAAACAGAATCGGCTGGAGATTTTAAAGAGCACAGGTTCTCTGATTGAATCCCCCGCCTACTATGGGCATTTGTCTGGACGCGAAAACCTGCAAATTATCTGTACTTTAAAAAACATACCGGAGACATATATCGATGAGGTATTAAAAGTTGTGAGAATGGAAAAACAACAGCATAAGAAAGTGCGTCAATATTCGCTCGGAATGAAACAGCGTCTTGCCCTTGCTGCAGCCCTGCTTGGCCGTCCCAAGCTTTTGCTTCTTGACGAGCCTACAAATGGTCTCGACCCGGCCGGTATTCATGAGATGCGGGAGTTGATCATCTCGCTGCCCGCACGCTACGGAATGACAATACTCGTATCCAGTCATCTCCTTGGAGAGATCGACCAGCTTGCCACTCATGTTGGGATCATTGACAAAGGAGAACTGATATTCCAGGACAGCCTCATCACCCTGCATGAACACAGTCAATGTCGTATGTATCTGCAGACTACAGATGACAACGCATCCTTGCAATGTCTGAAGAATGCGGGACTTCCCGCTGCGCTGAAAGAAGACCAGCTCTGCCTGTTCCGCACGGATGACCGCAGTATCACTCAGGCTGTACGCTGTGTTGTCACAGAGGGTATCGGAGTCCTCCGGCTGGAAGAACATCAGATGAGTCTTGAAGAGATTTTCTTAAGTCTGACTGGAAGGAGAGTGAGTCTATGACTTCCAACGGCACATACCTCATACAACAAATAGCTGCCGAGCAAAAGAAGGCCAGACATCGCCATGTACTGATATTTCCTGCAGGTGTTCTCCTGATTCTGTTCCTTTGGAGTCTGTGGGGCAACAAAACTGCCACACCCTCACAACTTGCCCAGGGCTATACTTCACTGCTCTATCAGCTTCCGATGATGAACGCTATTTTTATGCCTGTCATGTTGGCTGTGATCGCCAGCCGCCTGTGTGATATGGAAATTAAGGGAGCCACATTAAAATTATTGTTTACGCTCCAGCGCCGCTCTTCATTCTATAATTGTAAATTATTATACGGTATTAAATATCTTTTTATTTTTACACTGGGTGAAATACTGTTGATTCTTGGATGCGGCCAGATTTTTCATTTTACAGAACCGCTGCGGCCAGGCCTGATATTACTTAATTTCATCTCAACATTACTTGTTGGTACCGTGGTCCTGATTGTACAGCAAACTCTTTCACTGCTGTCTGAAAATCAGCTTATGCCTCTGATTGTGGGACTTTGCGGTTCGTTTCTGGGATTGTTCTCCATGTACTTTCCACGGGCAGTGTCGCGTTTTGTACTGTGGGGTTACTTTGGGATGTTTACACCACTCGGAATGGACTGGGATCCCAAGACACGTATCATTACTTATTTTGATATTCCATTTCCAACAACTGATTTTATTATATTTTTAATCGCTGGAATTATCATTTACCTGGCAGGCATCACACTGTTTTTGAGAAAGGATGTTTAAAATGCTCTTTCATTGTATAAAAGCTGAAAATCTGAAAATAAAACACTCCTGCATCTGGCTGGCTTGTTTCCTTATTCCATGTATTCCGGCCGTGATGGGTGTATTCAATTATCTTCAAAACCTGGAATTGCTGAAAAGCGGCTGGTATTCGCTATGGTCGCAGTTATCTTTATTTTACGCCAGTTTTTTCTACGCCCCATTGATCGGGCTATACTGTTCTTATCTATGGCGGCTGGAACACCTGAACAACAACTGGAATGTACTCATGACCGCTCCGGTTCCTGTCTCCTGCACATTCCTGTCCAAACTTACTGTCATATTAAAAACTACGCTGATCACTCAGATGTGGCTGTGTATATTGTTCTTTTTATGCGGCAAATTCTGTGGACTTCCGGGTTTTATCCCTCCGGAAATCATTCTCTGGCTGCTGCGCGGAACTCTTGCCGGGATAGCAATCGGTGCTTTGCAGCTCCTGCTTTCCATGCTGATTCGA
This window encodes:
- a CDS encoding GGDEF domain-containing protein, with amino-acid sequence MNDKEQMKLYGVWTECLKIMSSGAMAEEVMPEILRLLAEYCACKCASIYEIDENETNLNLLCGWKDDMTGNIASPLKVRLADILENAQDGLIFCRDKNNSVNFMGCLLEADNRLIGLLGIEKPRVVSETFFLKHMSYLIAESLHKKRIMQKLETAGSRDALTRLNNRSKYDQTLLEIERKPPGSLGTIFLDINGLKRANDEQGHYFGDQLLMSVGRILKGIFKENAYRIGGDEFVVILPDVQKEEFDAMIIMLQEKIADENISVSIGCCYRSGNVDAKEQLKKADHLMYQNKSLHYEKM
- a CDS encoding HAMP domain-containing sensor histidine kinase, which produces MSSLAKIIRKYIFTAVLIAVVVLVMNSSVLIFLGSQVSKDDKTAGLTRDQMEAVTQELKYDDGTYVMSEQGYEILENASFVWAMLIDPNGRAVWSWRLPEEIPEYYTVADISVLSKWYLKDYPVRTWKYGDGIMVYGCDKDSIMRINGTYSLRFLDSVPYNAVWVIVINLSLILVLALLFGYRFFRALKPITDGIESLSRKENISLAEKGIADGLAKKLNQTSRILEEQNKQLAKRDNARTNWISGVSHDIRTPLSLIMGYADALVRDHTMGEEQKKKAASIQRQSLMIKKLIDDLNLTSKLEYDAQPLRLQRYSPSELLREIVTSYYNDGLSDNYFIELDVRREVESVMLNGDTALLNRGFQNLIGNSIRHNPGGCSIHIEMRLCSQGVEILFKDTGIGIPAAVIKTLYTQKPDPEKHPHVMGLRVVKQIIAAHNGLMEFIRKPSGNYDVSIILPERL
- a CDS encoding response regulator transcription factor, which translates into the protein MDLYDCRILLVDDNKELLKMIEEILEKGGYRNISAAASCAQARQMFERVQPDMAILDIMLPDGDGFTLFREFREKRNMPILFLSAKDEDNDRLFGLGLGADDYITKPFLPRELLLRIGAILKRTYFYQNEMHAEQEALLLGKREVNFENATVCFGTETISLTAKELLLLKKLNDNRGNIVTFDALCQTAWGDHYYGYENTLMVHIRHLREKIEEDPSHPRWLLTARGLGYRLAK
- a CDS encoding AEC family transporter, producing MNHLILSFTVVFPLFLYMLTGFIIRKLGILDTENFRSLNNMIFKIFIPVMLFINIYESDFTSSLDMPLLLYAMLAVIIFYLLLCIIVPRFVKTRPDAAVMIQGIYRSNLVLFGITVGTNIYPNRDIGIIAALSAFVVPLYNVLSVILFESFQGQKASFRHALKGIVTNPLVVGGILGILFSLSGIQIPSVFESTLVQMGEMASPLALICLGGMLSFRSMKHHRKKLSVVIAGRLFIIPVIGLAIGILLGYRDVELVGLLAVFASPTAVASGPMAQAMGGNGQLAGEIIATTSAGCIISIFLLILFLRSFGYVS
- a CDS encoding ABC transporter permease, translating into MLFHCIKAENLKIKHSCIWLACFLIPCIPAVMGVFNYLQNLELLKSGWYSLWSQLSLFYASFFYAPLIGLYCSYLWRLEHLNNNWNVLMTAPVPVSCTFLSKLTVILKTTLITQMWLCILFFLCGKFCGLPGFIPPEIILWLLRGTLAGIAIGALQLLLSMLIRSFSLPIGIALVGSFLGLLINNMGKGIYWPYSLMLIGMNSNKNIDTLAGGVWLFILSILIYSLFSIGTGIQILKRCDIKT
- a CDS encoding ABC transporter permease, producing the protein MTSNGTYLIQQIAAEQKKARHRHVLIFPAGVLLILFLWSLWGNKTATPSQLAQGYTSLLYQLPMMNAIFMPVMLAVIASRLCDMEIKGATLKLLFTLQRRSSFYNCKLLYGIKYLFIFTLGEILLILGCGQIFHFTEPLRPGLILLNFISTLLVGTVVLIVQQTLSLLSENQLMPLIVGLCGSFLGLFSMYFPRAVSRFVLWGYFGMFTPLGMDWDPKTRIITYFDIPFPTTDFIIFLIAGIIIYLAGITLFLRKDV
- a CDS encoding ATP-binding cassette domain-containing protein; this encodes MNTVITTDALTKRYGNKDVVKELDLKVPEGSIYGFLGPNGAGKSTTLKMVLGLVKPTQGHITILDKPVTKQNRLEILKSTGSLIESPAYYGHLSGRENLQIICTLKNIPETYIDEVLKVVRMEKQQHKKVRQYSLGMKQRLALAAALLGRPKLLLLDEPTNGLDPAGIHEMRELIISLPARYGMTILVSSHLLGEIDQLATHVGIIDKGELIFQDSLITLHEHSQCRMYLQTTDDNASLQCLKNAGLPAALKEDQLCLFRTDDRSITQAVRCVVTEGIGVLRLEEHQMSLEEIFLSLTGRRVSL
- a CDS encoding helix-turn-helix domain-containing protein, producing MIDYSPFWETLKNSKENWYTLTNKHHLSHSTLHRLKHNKDISMKTVNDLCRILHCNISDIARYVPSEDDQLL